The following is a genomic window from Phaseolus vulgaris cultivar G19833 chromosome 6, P. vulgaris v2.0, whole genome shotgun sequence.
TGATAGACAAGTTATGTACGGACACACACGATACGGATACGGACACGgagatatgtataatttttaaaatgtataatatgggaacacgaatctatatattatataattttaaattatataaattgaaaataaatatttatgtgcaaaagtatgtttcagCTTCTTTTGAGGAACAGgaatatatttttcatgactgattcaaaagaatttgttcttatttttataatcataataaaaatttatacaataaatttgagtttttagaaagttattgtatttataccttttaaaattatgttagaaccttgctagaattttcaaaaatccaacaaatatttttttgaattgaacacttcaccgataagtATCGTACGAGTGTCAACACGGATACGTGTGTCCGATATGAATACGTCATTTAAGAAGAAGTGTATGAGCTTCATAGTAGACAAGTATCCTCGTAGTAGACAAGTATCAATCACTTGAAATTCTGCAATGTTATGATAATGCCCATAAAAATAGGAAGAAACAATGAGTACATGATATCATAACAATTAAGAATGAGTGAAGTGAAATACTATAAATTTAGGTTTGACTTatgaaaataaacaattacCTAATTCATTTACTTAATTAGTCTAACGAAAAGATGAGCTTGTTTAGAAACAAGAAAGTTTAATTGGCCTGTATATataacttataatttatttgctttagtttttgtgattttttttcttaaactaaTCTTTAACTTAACCAATTTAAtgcattataaaatatttaatagtgGATGACCAACAATGTGATATGTTATTGAGAAGTCTGTGTAAGTTTAATTTTTCTATCCTTTTATGATATTCATGAGTTATAATTGTCAAACTTACAAAATTCAaacttcatttaaaaaatgaatctaATATCAAACTTGAGTTTTTGTGTGTGTAATTCACAAATAATTCAAACTATTCTACAGATCCACAACAATTATATATggataaaatgagatatatagAAGAGATTTGTTATTTAGGCTTTAGAatatattaaggaaataataattatcaaattatatgcaattattgtatgcaatatttgacgatattgtaccaaattatatgcaattaatttaataattatagaatctcatgattagtatcctacctaattagattgtaatttgggagagagaaactccctatatatttcctatacatgagtgatgtaatatacacataagaataataaacctctcttcttcttaccattttttatcattttcttatatggtatcagagcacccGATCTTGGTGCCCTGACAGCTTCTCCATTTCTATCccctaaataaaataaaaaatcatgtcttGTAAAGAAGGCACCAGTAACGAGTCcgatagaaacctcgtacaacgcttcagtgccgagcaaattcagcaattggcaagggctatttactcgctcaacaataacggtaaaagtgacacgtttgttagctctgcttgcccataactcctcttctaattctgcttttacgaaaccatggattttggatagcggagcaaccgatcacattgcatctgattcacaatttttcacacacacctcatcatcatttatttcaaatgttaatctgcccaccggctcaactgcgcccatctcatcttcaggcacaattaaattcaatgacaaaatcactctcaaagatgttctttgtgttccttcttttaatttaaatctcatgtccattagtaagataaccagttcactaaattgttgtgtcgtttttactccacatggttgcgttttacaggacttggctacggggaggatgattggctcgggtaaacaacacgcaggcttatactacatgtcccctcttccaaaccaagcccacgcatctcaaatatcgaccgatcctgatttatggcacaagcgcctTGGACATCCTTCTCCGGCGTGTCTACAGCTTGTATCTTCCCtactacctatccctatcagtaaaaatctcattcccattcataatcattgtagtatttgtcccaaagctaaacagacaaggctaccctttcctttaagcacaataaaatctcattctccatttaatctattgcattgtgacatttggggtcctcacaaaaccccaactcattttggaaaacgtttttttctcactatagtcgatgactatactagatgtacttggctatttcttatgaatcacaaatctgaaacccaacatctcttagagtcattcattacatttgcacaaaatcaatttcaggcatctattaaaaccatccgcgttgacaacggactggaatttatttcaatgtatgatttttttctcaaaaaagtattgaatgtcaacgcacttgcgtttacactcctcaacaaaatggagtagtagaacgcaaacatagacatgttttaaacacagcacgagccctcctatttcagtccaatttaccattagaattttggggagaatgcgtcttaaccgccacatatatcattaatcgcttgccatcacctttactaaaaaataaatcaccttttgagctactgtataatcaaccaccttcactttctcacctaaaaacttttggttgcctctgttacgcaactgttgtttcacctaagcaaaaatttgatccgcgtgcccgacaatgcattttcattggttatcctcacagtcaaaaagcatacaaattatttgatatagatgcaggcactttttttacaagtcgggatgtcatcttccatgaaactgttttcccattctgccaacagtcacagacacaatcctcacctccattacaaggtattttgcccactattgacattgacttacctactcctgtccaacattgactcgatcaaccttcttctcttactcatcacaatgaacctccatcaaaccaacctttttctcctactcgtcacaatacacctgaacctccatcaaaccaactctcttctcctactcgtcacaatgcacctgaacctccatcaaaccaaccttcttctcctactcgtcataatacacctgaacctccagtagaccaaccttcttctcccatgccaagaagtttaccacccattaccaaaccttctccaaccgaccttcatccagtcgcacatcaacccaaccttcctggcggcttcaagactacgtaacgggatcccaagccaatcattcgaccactgcccaagaccgaccgaatggaaccaggtatcctatgcatcattttctttctaattcacgattttcttctacacatagtgcatatcttgctaacatcacagccaccaaagaacctcacacttatgctcaagctatccttgatccaaattggcaaaaagcaatggacgaagagctttccgccttgcagctaaatcaaacgtggaccttaacaccgttacccgctgggcagaaacccatcggatgcaaatgggtctataaaataaagtacaactcagatggtagcgtcgacagatattaggcgcgccttgtcgcaaaggggtacactcagattgaaggtgtcgactattctgaaactttttcaccaacagcaaaattaacaactttgaggtgtctcctcaccattgcagtagccagaaattggtttactcaccagctagatgtgcaaaatgccttcttacatggcacattgcatgaaattatttacatggacttgccacccggaCATCATCGACAgagggagaacattgtatgtcgactcaacaaatccctttatggtctcaaacaagcatctcgaacatggttttcaacattttctcatgtgattaaatctgtaggatttcaacagtccaagacagattactctctattcacaagacagaataactcatcatttagtgcccttttgatttatgtggatgatattcttctgacaggaaatgatttgacagaaattcagcgtgttaaagattgtttattacaacaatttcgcattaaagatcttggagacctaaaatattttctagggattgaattttcccgttccaaagctggtatttacatgtcccaaagaaaatatgcgcttgatattttgcaggatacgggactcacaggtgctcgtccagacaaatttccaatggaacaatacctaaaactcacaccagacgatggagagttattaaaggatccagtcaaatacaggcgactcgtgggacgactgatatacctcacggttactcgacctgacatagcattttcggttcggaccctaagtcaatatatacagaatccacggaaacctcattgggatgccgcaattcgagtcctaaagtacatcaaaggatcaccaggacaaggattactattgccatccgaaaacaatctgacattgacagcttattgtgactcagactggggaggttgtcagacaactcggagatcagtatctggatattgcatttttcttggttcctctattatctcatggaagtcaaaaaaacAGACACGTTTATCAtcagcggaagcagaataccgcgcaatggccaatacttgtttggagatagtttggttgcgatatctgttgcaggatttaaaggtgccatgtaacttgtcagttcaacttttctgtgacaatcaagcggcattacatatagcagcaaacccagtatttcatgaacgcacaaaacacattgagatagattgccacattgtgcgagaaaaattacaagctgggataatcagtccttcatatgtaccgacacagtatcagctcgcagatatttttacgaaggcattgggcaaagaacgatttttgacgctacgacacaagttgggggttattgatcttcacctaccaacttgaggggagtattaaggaaataataattatcaaattatatgcaattattgtatgcaatatttgacgatattgtacccaattatatgcaattaatttaataataatagaatctcatgattagtatcctacctaattagatttgtaatttgggagagagaaactccctatatatttcctatacatgagtgatgtaatataataataaacatctcttcttcttaccattttttatcattttcttatagaaTATGAAAgaatcttattttaaattaatttatcattatattaCCCTTTTATGTTTGAAAtaactattaattttatttttacttgcTGTTTAAATAATCTACAAAGTAAAATCAACACACAATcttatattacaaaaaaaaccagctgataatatatataatacattaaTACATACCTATTATATTACAAATCACCGTGCtgactttattttatttgactTATTCATATAGATATCATAGAATAGTATCTTGGATCCACTTCCAAAATGATAGCACAGATATGATAAAGACACAGAAATTTGAAAGGTTGTGTTAATGTGGAAGTTGTTCAGCCACCAAGATATAGAAAAGCCCCATCACTCCACTGTGCATTTGGCTGTTGTTGTATTTAATCTCTAGAGTTATGGTTTCACCATCCTTTATTTTGATAGTACCTGGTTTAGGATAACAAGTGGACATTCCTACAATATACCCTTTCTCATTTCCTGCTTCATTTCCATTTCCATATTTTGGTATTGAAGAACAGATAACTCCTCCATCCTGAATTATTTTCACAGAAAAATTCCAAAGACTTAGTTAACATTTCAAAAGTTTTTTCCATTGGGGTATAAATCAAGTAACAATGACATTGAAAGTAGTAAAAGAAACACAGATATCCTGTTCCCGACACACTACATGGAAGACTTTTTTCCTTGTACATTTGCTGTTGAACGTTGGAAGAGAGTTCATTAGGAGAAGCAAGAGAAGTATATAGCAATAAAAagattgaaaagaaaattactAGAAAATGAACTAAATCAGAAAAAATATTGATCTGTtgagaatgaaaataattattgaacAGCACCTGTGCGAATAGGGTTGAAGCAGTTGCAGCTGCGTGTACATGACCAACACCATATATGACATAACCACCAGTTTGCATTGGGAGGCTTGTTTTCCTTACATCAATGCAAGCACTACTACTGTTGTAGCCTTTGCTGCAAGATTCAACCTGATACTCAATCTGAACCAAATATATAAATCTTTTGTTACTTACatctaataaaattatacatttttggattaaatTGCTATTCATATTCAGACAATACAAGTGAGCTAACTATTTTATACTCCTCTGGGAGTAGATTTGTGCATACTTTTAGGACTTTTTTGTGAACAGATAGAACAGGATATCATTCTAGTGTATTTTTATCTGGAATGGCAAGCAAGTTAACTAATTTTGTGTCTTTGAATTTAAGAGGATAGAAAAAAGGACCTTgaatgttaattttaaattcacATATTACGCTTTAAAGATAAAAGATTTTTTAGAATAGTTTCTACAAGGTTCAAAGTCCATGTATAAAAGTAAAAGATACTCCTCATTCCAGAGTATTCACattctatatttttatgttattttattttaaaactattgtTCTTCTAGAAATTTAAGATGTTCAAATTTCTCATCCTTATTTAATAATTGTATGGAGGATTGTCAtatcttaactaaaataaaactatagatgagataaaataataatgcaGTTTTAgtcaaaaaaaatgaaattttatatagTTGTATACCAATCTTGAAATGCTTTGGAATGAGAAGAGGgtctatttaataataaagtcAATGTGTAATCTTAGCatacagagagagagagagagaaataggTGTACTTTACAAAAGCAATACATGAGgtgttaatataattattaaacatAACTTGCAGAGTAAAGTAATCttttaatatatgtttatataGAAATACTTCACTTACCTTGCAAGTATGCTCTGGACTCATTCCTTTGGACACCTTCAAAACATCAGTCACATCAAGTATATAAATCTTAAGGGGCACCACATGGTTATCCCAGTTGATCCACTTCACAGTGTATCTCATATATAGGCTTCTCTTTTGACCCTTGAAGCCTTTCTCCAACCTGCACTGAGAATTATCAGGGCAACAATCCAAACCTCCTTTGTAAGATGGACTCAAAGGGTTTCCATCCTCATCCTTTGTAACATTATATAGGTCACATCTGCACTCAAAGCACCCCACCCTATCTTCCACACCCCTTGTGTCAATAGCATGCACATTGATAAACCACTTTTCCTCATAACCATCTGGAATTTCTGAAGGGTTTCCAATTTCTATCCCAAATGGGTCTGGAATATCAGTGGCAGTTCTTCTTGTTTCAGATCCAAGCCCAAAATACTGGCCAAGAACATTTTCCTGGCACAAACCACTGTTTCTCAGGACAATAATACCTGTTTGGTTGTTATTGTGGGACACATTTTTAGGTTGGTGATATTTTATTACAATCCAGTGGTGGAGATATGTTTCATGGAGAGGTACTGATTTCCCTGCCTCATCAACCACTTCCGCATTGAAACTCTTGAGTGCAATATGGCCTCTTGGAAAGTCAAcatcataataaaatttgtttgcAACTGACCCTGGGCCTAGCTCAAACTTGGGTGATAAAAAAACTGATGTTTTTATGTTGTTCTCAGGTTTCCCCATAGCAGTTGATGAGTATGTTGTGCATGACACCAAAAGTAATAGTGCCCATGAAACCACCCAATTTTGAGTTACAAATCTCATGTCGAATATCTGTTAGCATGCATAATCTTTATCAGCTATATATAGTTAACTATAAGTAAATTTATAAGGAAAGTGTGTCATCTTCAGCAAGTCACTAACCAAAGTAGAAAACTAAAACAAAGATATGCATACcagtataatttaaaaaatatatttcttctgTACTTTAGCTTAGAACAAAGtaataaaatgacaaaattaaTGAACAAACAGAAGCAAAGCATGTTAGCTAATTTTGACTGTGCATAAGAGACAAATGGGTAGTGATATTCAAGTTTCTGAGAACTTTTTATGACAGATGTGATTGTAAAGTATGTTGCAAGAAGTGGAAAATAGTGGAAGTGGAAGTTGAAGAAACATACCTCAAAAAAtagggtaagttgtttgaaaagaGAGAGGAGTAACTAGGAAATTATTGTTTAGCCACAGTGGTTCAATTGTTAACCATGAACAAAAATTTATATAGCAATAGGTGGAGTGTTGTGCTATGGTATGCTCTCTAAAGCCGTGACGTTTGCCAAAAGCATGGATAATGAATTGGAAGAGTTTATGTTTGAATGCTTTTCATAAAGTAAGAAAATTGTTGAGTGCGAATTTACTAATAATACAGCAAGAGTTGACATTTTGAACCATTCTTTCTTTTCAAAAGTAGTGATCCGACATCAATActagatatttatttattgtaactCATCCATCATATTCAATAAActtctttaatatattttaatctgaTTGCAATTTTCTATGgataaaaatacattatttgtaataaagaaaattacaaTCATATAATATTGCCGTTAATTTCaacttattaaatatttatttgattgtgagtattaattaatatttataatctttttatGAAACAT
Proteins encoded in this region:
- the LOC137832018 gene encoding uncharacterized protein, with product MRFVTQNWVVSWALLLLVSCTTYSSTAMGKPENNIKTSVFLSPKFELGPGSVANKFYYDVDFPRGHIALKSFNAEVVDEAGKSVPLHETYLHHWIVIKYHQPKNVSHNNNQTGIIVLRNSGLCQENVLGQYFGLGSETRRTATDIPDPFGIEIGNPSEIPDGYEEKWFINVHAIDTRGVEDRVGCFECRCDLYNVTKDEDGNPLSPSYKGGLDCCPDNSQCRLEKGFKGQKRSLYMRYTVKWINWDNHVVPLKIYILDVTDVLKVSKGMSPEHTCKIEYQVESCSKGYNSSSACIDVRKTSLPMQTGGYVIYGVGHVHAAATASTLFAQDGGVICSSIPKYGNGNEAGNEKGYIVGMSTCYPKPGTIKIKDGETITLEIKYNNSQMHSGVMGLFYILVAEQLPH